GAGACCGTCTCTCTGAAGTCACCCATCGCCGCCATGCGGCTCGGCATCGCGACCATCTACCAGGAGCTCGACCTCGTCGAAGGACTCTCCGTCGCCGAGAACGTCTTCCTCGGGCACGAGCCGACAGCCGCCGGATTCGTCGTACGCGGCCGGGAGGCCAGGTCGGCAACAGCCAAGCTGCTCAAGCGACTTGGCCACCCCGAGATCGACCCGGGCCGCCATGTCGGCGACCTGTCCGCCGCCCAGCAGCAGATCGTCTCCATGGCCCGCGCCCTCTCCCACGAAGTACGCCTCATCGTGATGGACGAGCCGTCGGCCGCCCTCGACCCCGACGAGGTCGACAACCTCTTCCGAATCGTCGGCGACCTGACCGCCGACGGGGTCGCCGTCGTCTACATCTCGCACCGCCTCGAGGAGATCCGGCGCATCGGCGACCGCGTGACCGTCCTCAAGGACGGCCGGGCCGTGGCCGTCGGACTCCCCGCCAAGTCCACGCCGACCCGCGAAGTCGTCGCGCTGATGACCGGACGGAACGTCGAGTACGTCTTCCCCGAGCGCCCGGCCAATGACAGTGCGGGGGCCCGGGAACCGGTCCTGCGAGTCGAAGGGCTGGCCAGGGAAGGGGAGTTCGCCCCCGTCGATCTGGAACTGCGGCCCGGCGAGATCGTCGGGCTCGCCGGACTCGTCGGCTCCGGGCGCTCCGAGATCCTGGAGACGATCTACGGCGCCCGCAAGCCCAGCGCGGGCCGCGTCCTCGTCGACGGCAGCCCGCTGCGCCCCGGCAGCGTCCGCGCCGCCGTCCGCGCCGGAATCGGACTCGCCCCGGAGGAGCGCAAGGCGCAGGCGCTGCTGATGCTGGAGTCCGTCACGCGCAATGTCTCCGTCTCCACCCTGTCCCGCTTCTCCCGCGGCGGCTGGCTCGACCGCAAGGAGGAGCGCAGGGCCGCACAGCAGGCGACCAGGGAACTCTCCCTGCGCCCCGACAACCCCGACGCCCGCGTCCGTACGCTCTCCGGCGGCAACCAGCAGAAGGCCGTACTCGCGCGCTGGCTGCTGCGCGGCTGCCGGGTGCTGCTGCTCGACGAGCCCACCCGGGGCGTCGACGTCGGCGCGCGCGCCGAGCTCTATGCCGTGATCCGCCGGCTGGCCGACGAAGGTCTCGCCGTACTTCTCGTATCCAGCGAAGTGCCGGAAGTGCTGGGCCTCGCCGACCGGGTGCTGGTGCTCCGCGAAGGCAGCGTCGTGCACGCGGCGGACGCCCGGCAGCTCGACGAGCACCGCGTACTCGACCTTGTGATGGAAGGGAGCCCGAAGGCATGACGCAGCCAGCCTCTCCGGCGAAGCACGACGCGCCGATACCCGCCGCCAAGCCGGCACCGGACAAAGGCAGTTGGCAACGCCCGCTCGGGCTGCGCCCCGATGTCCGCAATCTTTCGCTGCTGGGCGTCCTCGCCGTCCTGATCGCGGTCGGCGGCATCACCAAGCCCGACGAATTCCTCGCCACGAGCAACCTCCAGCTCGTCCTCACCCAGGCCTCGATCATCGGCGTCGTCACCGTCGGCATGACCTTTGTGATCACCAGCGGCGGCATCGATCTGTCGGTCGGCGCGATCGTGGCACTCGCCTCGGTGTGGGCGACAACGTTGGCAACACAGGAGTACGGCTTCGCGGGCATCCTCTTCACCGCCGTGATCGTCGGACTCGGCTGCGGTCTGGTGAACGGACTGCTCATCGCGTACGGCGGGATGGTGCCGTTCATCGCGACGCTCGCGATGCTCGCATCGGCCCGCGGACTCGCCCTCCAGATCACGGACGGCAAGACCCAGATGGTCACCGTGAACTCCGTGCTCGACCTCGGCATCAAGGACGCGTACATCCTCGGCATCCCGCCGCTGGTGCTGGTCTTCGCGGCGGTCACCGTCGTCGGCTGGCTGCTGCTGAACCGTACGACCTTCGGACGCCGCACCGTCGCGGTCGGCGGCAACGCGGAAGCCGCCCGCCTCGCCGGCATCGACGTACGCCGCCAGCGGCTCTACCTCTATCTGCTGTCCGGCCTGTGCTGCGGAATCGCCGCATTCATGCTGATCGTCCTCGCCGGATCCGGTCAGAACACCAACGGCAATCTCTACGAACTCGACGCCATCGCCGCGGCGATCATCGGCGGCACGCTGCTCAGCGGCGGCCGGGGCACCATCGTCGGCTCGGTCCTCGGCGTCCTCGTCTTCACCACGATCACCAACATCTTCGCCCTCAACAACCTCGAGAGCGCCGTCCAGCAGATCGCCAAGGGCGCGATCATCGTCGCCGCCGTCCTCGTGCAGCACCGCACCCTGCGAGGCGGCGAAGCCTGACCCCGCCCCACCCCTCCACTTCACCATCTGTCGTACCGCCCAGCCGAAGGGTTGATCCGTCATGCCAGAAATCCCAGCCACCAGCCGCAGAGGCCTGCTGTTCGGGACCGCCGCCGTGTCCGCGGGCGCGCTGCTGACCGCCTGCACCAGCAACGAACCCAAGAAGACCGAAACGGCCGGCAACAATGTCCCGGCCGCCGACGACAAGCCGGGCAAGGCCGTCACCATCGGATTCGCCGGACCGCAGGCCGACCACGGCTGGCTCAACGCCATCAACGAGAACGCCAAGTCGCGGGCGAAGAAGTACTCCGAGGTGACCCTGGAGATCACCGAGGGCTCCAACGACACCGCCGCCCAGATCGGCCAGGTCCAGACGCTGATCAACAAGAAGGTCGACGTCCTGGTGATCCTGCCGGCCGACGGCAAGGCCCTTACCCAGGTCGGTCTGCAGGCGATGAAGGCGGGCATCCCCGTCATCAACCTGGACCGGATCTTCGCGTCCCCCCAGGCCTACCGCTGCTGGATCGGCGGCGACAACTACGGCATGGGACTCAACGCCGGCAACTACATCGGCGAGCAGCTGAAGGACAAGCCGAACGCCAAGGTCATCGAACTCGCCGGACTCGACAATCTGGAGCTCACCAAGCAGCGCACCCAGGGCTTCGACGACGCGCTGAAGAACTACCCCAACATCAAGAAGGTCGCCCGCCAGGCGGCCGACTTCACCGTCGAGTCCGGCCAGGCGAAGATGGCGCAACTCCTCCAGGCGCAGAGCCAGTTCGACGCCCTGT
The Streptomyces lunaelactis genome window above contains:
- a CDS encoding ABC transporter permease, which gives rise to MTQPASPAKHDAPIPAAKPAPDKGSWQRPLGLRPDVRNLSLLGVLAVLIAVGGITKPDEFLATSNLQLVLTQASIIGVVTVGMTFVITSGGIDLSVGAIVALASVWATTLATQEYGFAGILFTAVIVGLGCGLVNGLLIAYGGMVPFIATLAMLASARGLALQITDGKTQMVTVNSVLDLGIKDAYILGIPPLVLVFAAVTVVGWLLLNRTTFGRRTVAVGGNAEAARLAGIDVRRQRLYLYLLSGLCCGIAAFMLIVLAGSGQNTNGNLYELDAIAAAIIGGTLLSGGRGTIVGSVLGVLVFTTITNIFALNNLESAVQQIAKGAIIVAAVLVQHRTLRGGEA
- a CDS encoding substrate-binding domain-containing protein gives rise to the protein MPEIPATSRRGLLFGTAAVSAGALLTACTSNEPKKTETAGNNVPAADDKPGKAVTIGFAGPQADHGWLNAINENAKSRAKKYSEVTLEITEGSNDTAAQIGQVQTLINKKVDVLVILPADGKALTQVGLQAMKAGIPVINLDRIFASPQAYRCWIGGDNYGMGLNAGNYIGEQLKDKPNAKVIELAGLDNLELTKQRTQGFDDALKNYPNIKKVARQAADFTVESGQAKMAQLLQAQSQFDALWNHDDDQGVGALRAIAQAGRKDFLMVGGAGAKSAMDAIKADNSVLKATVLYPPTMAASAIDLARALGQAKGVAGMSELEIPASITLYSAVVTKDNVAQYLPTGFS
- a CDS encoding sugar ABC transporter ATP-binding protein, with protein sequence MAPEPPLLTMSGITKSFPGVRALDGVDLEVQAGEVHCLLGQNGAGKSTLIKVLAGAHQPDDGQITWRGETVSLKSPIAAMRLGIATIYQELDLVEGLSVAENVFLGHEPTAAGFVVRGREARSATAKLLKRLGHPEIDPGRHVGDLSAAQQQIVSMARALSHEVRLIVMDEPSAALDPDEVDNLFRIVGDLTADGVAVVYISHRLEEIRRIGDRVTVLKDGRAVAVGLPAKSTPTREVVALMTGRNVEYVFPERPANDSAGAREPVLRVEGLAREGEFAPVDLELRPGEIVGLAGLVGSGRSEILETIYGARKPSAGRVLVDGSPLRPGSVRAAVRAGIGLAPEERKAQALLMLESVTRNVSVSTLSRFSRGGWLDRKEERRAAQQATRELSLRPDNPDARVRTLSGGNQQKAVLARWLLRGCRVLLLDEPTRGVDVGARAELYAVIRRLADEGLAVLLVSSEVPEVLGLADRVLVLREGSVVHAADARQLDEHRVLDLVMEGSPKA